ACAGTTGGCAGATGACGAACCGGTACAGCGTCTGCCAATATAGCCACTCTTATGCGAGTTGCCTGCGTGCAAGAGCGCACAGACTCGCAAGCCATCGCATTGATTAAGGGAGTGATTCCACCATGCCACATGTCGCCATCAAGTATTTTCCCCGCAATCTGCCGGAAACCGTTAAACAGGATTTGGCAAACGAAATCAGTGAACTGCTCAAGAAGTACCTGAACGCAGAAGACAAGTCCATCTCGGTGGCGTTAACCGAAGTCCAGCCAGAGCGCTGGAAAGAGACGGTTTACGATATCGAAATCGGCCCGGAGCGGGACAATCTGACCAAAAAACCGGGGTATACGATGTAACGACAACATGCGGCATGGTGTCGGTATTCAGCGGCGAGACGCAGTGCCGGAATAATCAGTGTTACCCCGCCAAAGGCAAGGCTCATGATGGGCCTTGTATGCCGCTGGGGCACCTGCCCCCCGTTCCTGAGCAGACCGTATACCTGACCATGAATATGGCTCATGTTGTAATGA
This sequence is a window from Dickeya aquatica. Protein-coding genes within it:
- the pptA gene encoding tautomerase PptA translates to MPHVAIKYFPRNLPETVKQDLANEISELLKKYLNAEDKSISVALTEVQPERWKETVYDIEIGPERDNLTKKPGYTM